In Halobaculum rubrum, the following are encoded in one genomic region:
- a CDS encoding FAD-dependent oxidoreductase, whose amino-acid sequence MTDPVVIVGGDAAGLSAASKLSREDPDREVIVFERGSWVSYAHCGEPYFVKGEVDTLDDLLSLSPAAIDERGIDLRREHGVVGVDTDARTVAVEGPDGSFEQPYGDLVVATGARARTEPIAGSDLTGSFTIHGLDSAAAVRALLTPPATFAVEDLGGGDNLDREMVARYGAMEPPETAAIVGGGYVGVEMAEALDAWDVDVHLFQRSELPIPMFGEAVGEAVVEHLREQGVTLHLGTEVDQLLGEDGRVARVRCGDGTTVAADMAVVGVGVAPNVEIVEDTPVELGESGAIAVDEYGETTVENVYAAGDCAEDRHVVTGEQAWVPLGLTANRAGRAIGETLAGTPTETGGIAGTAVVKAFEEECGRTGILDADEARDAGFDPVSRTITAGSRSGYYPGNEDTTVTLVADRESGRLIGGSIVGRDRAAVRIDTVATALEGGLTVDEVERLDLAYAPPFSPVWDPILVAAKVLNGTLDG is encoded by the coding sequence GTGACAGATCCGGTCGTTATCGTCGGCGGCGACGCGGCGGGGTTGAGCGCGGCGAGCAAGCTCTCCCGTGAGGACCCCGACCGCGAGGTGATCGTGTTCGAGCGCGGCAGCTGGGTGTCGTACGCCCACTGCGGCGAGCCGTACTTCGTCAAAGGCGAGGTGGACACCCTCGACGACCTGCTGTCGTTGTCGCCCGCGGCGATCGACGAGCGGGGGATCGACCTCCGGCGCGAACACGGGGTCGTCGGCGTCGACACCGACGCCCGGACGGTCGCGGTCGAGGGCCCGGACGGCTCGTTCGAGCAGCCGTACGGCGACCTCGTCGTCGCGACCGGTGCGCGCGCCCGCACCGAGCCGATCGCCGGGAGCGACCTGACCGGCTCGTTCACGATCCACGGGCTCGATTCGGCGGCGGCCGTGCGCGCGCTGTTGACGCCGCCCGCGACGTTCGCCGTCGAGGATCTCGGCGGCGGCGACAACCTCGACCGGGAGATGGTCGCCCGCTACGGCGCGATGGAGCCGCCCGAGACCGCCGCGATCGTCGGCGGGGGGTACGTGGGCGTCGAGATGGCCGAGGCGCTGGACGCGTGGGACGTGGACGTGCACCTGTTCCAGCGCTCGGAGCTGCCGATCCCGATGTTCGGCGAGGCGGTCGGGGAGGCGGTCGTCGAACACCTCCGCGAGCAAGGGGTCACCCTCCACCTCGGCACCGAGGTCGATCAACTGCTCGGGGAGGACGGGCGCGTCGCCCGCGTTCGGTGCGGAGACGGGACAACCGTGGCCGCGGACATGGCGGTCGTCGGCGTCGGCGTCGCGCCGAACGTCGAGATCGTCGAGGATACACCCGTCGAGTTGGGCGAGTCGGGCGCCATCGCCGTCGACGAGTACGGCGAGACCACCGTCGAGAACGTGTACGCCGCCGGCGACTGCGCCGAGGACCGCCACGTCGTCACCGGCGAGCAGGCGTGGGTCCCGCTCGGGCTAACGGCGAACCGGGCCGGCCGGGCGATCGGGGAGACCCTTGCTGGGACACCGACCGAGACCGGCGGTATCGCGGGGACGGCGGTCGTGAAAGCGTTCGAGGAGGAGTGTGGCCGAACGGGCATCCTCGACGCCGACGAGGCCCGCGATGCCGGGTTCGATCCGGTCTCGCGGACGATCACCGCGGGGTCGCGGTCCGGCTACTACCCGGGCAACGAGGATACGACGGTCACGCTCGTCGCCGACCGCGAGAGCGGGCGACTCATCGGAGGGTCGATCGTCGGGAGGGACCGGGCGGCAGTCCGCATCGACACGGTGGCGACCGCGCTGGAGGGCGGGCTCACCGTCGACGAGGTCGAACGGCTGGACCTCGCGTACGCGCCGCCGTTCAGTCCCGTCTGGGACCCGATCCTCGTCGCGGCGAAGGTGCTGAACGGCACCCTGGACGGCTAG
- a CDS encoding truncated hemoglobin codes for MASDTLYDRLGGHEGIRAVVDEFYDRLAADEELGPFFEDADMERLRETQTDFLCEAAGGPETYDAAPVREAHLHVPFTPDHIQRAVDLLYESLEAFDVDESDADAVVDAVAAYEADLLAEQEADGE; via the coding sequence ATGGCGAGCGACACGCTGTACGACCGCCTCGGCGGCCACGAGGGGATCCGAGCCGTGGTCGACGAGTTCTACGACAGGCTCGCGGCCGACGAGGAGTTGGGCCCGTTCTTCGAGGACGCCGACATGGAGCGGCTCCGGGAGACACAGACTGACTTCCTGTGTGAGGCGGCAGGGGGGCCGGAGACGTACGACGCGGCGCCGGTCCGCGAGGCACACCTCCACGTTCCCTTCACGCCCGATCACATCCAGCGGGCCGTGGACCTGCTGTACGAGAGCCTGGAAGCGTTCGACGTCGACGAGTCGGACGCGGACGCCGTCGTCGATGCGGTCGCCGCCTACGAAGCCGACCTGCTGGCGGAGCAGGAAGCCGACGGCGAGTGA